One window of the Rhinoraja longicauda isolate Sanriku21f chromosome 2, sRhiLon1.1, whole genome shotgun sequence genome contains the following:
- the sostdc1a gene encoding sclerostin domain-containing protein 1a, whose amino-acid sequence MISQPFDCTFFVIACIFFKCCIAFDKGAEQTKNDATEVFYNLKVLTHESPSNSTLNQARNGGRQPNPTDLDHKDRSQVGCRELRSTKYISDGLCTSINPVKELVCAGECLPMPVLPNWIAGYGRKYWSRRNTQEWRCVTDKTRTERIQLQCQNGGTRTYKITIVTSCKCKRYTRQHNVSSIANFEEAFPASKRRSRGRKRSRKIHQEETKRKRNWPEMEDKQ is encoded by the exons ATGATTTCACAGCCTTTTGATTGCACTTTCTTTGTGATAGCATGCATCTTTTTCAAATGTTGCATTGCTTTTGACAAGGGAGCAGAACAAACTAAAAATGATGCCACAGAAGTGTTCTACAATCTCAAGGTACTAACGCATGAAAGTCCAAGTAATTCAACATTAAATCAGGCAAGGAATGGAGGAAGGCAACCTAACCCTACGGATCTGGATCATAAAG ATCGGTCTCAAGTTGGTTGTCGAGAGCTCAGATCAACCAAATACATTTCTGACGGACTGTGCACAAGTATCAATCCAGTGAAGGAGctggtgtgtgcaggagagtgcttACCAATGCCAGTGCTTCCTAACTGGATTGCAGGTTATGGCAGGAAATACTGGAGTAGACGGAACACACAAGAGTGGCGCTGTGTGACTGACAAGACTCGTACTGAGAGAATTCAGCTCCAATGCCAGAATGGAGGGACACGAACCTACAAAATTACAATAGTCACATCTTGCAAGTGCAAGAGGTACACACGACAACACAATGTGTCAAGCATTGCCAACTTTGAGGAGGCATTTCCAGCAAGCAAGAGAAGATCCAGAGGCAGAAAAAGATCCCGTAAGATTCACCAAGAGGAGACCAAACGTAAAAGAAATTGGCCTGAAATGGAAGATAAACAGTGA